The stretch of DNA AGGAACCAGTACACCTGATACGGTGTCGGCAGCCCCTGGCTGTAGCGCAGCACATCTTCACTCCAGGACTCGCCAGCAGGCAGTTTGACCAGTAAATTTGCCTGAATATTCTGGGCTTCGAGAAATTCTACGGTCGATTGCAGAATTGTGCGAAACCCCTTGGGTTTTACCTGTACGTAGTCTGGGGTTGCCGCACTCAGCTGAAGCAGCCGGTGTAGCGACACCTCTTGCTCTTGGTAAGACTGCATGGTGCTCCAACGGGCCTGGGCCAGACTAGAACTGACCAAAGCATAGATCAGCGCTAGCACCTTTTAGAGTATCTTTAACCGCTCAAAATGACGGCGAGAATGTTGCGTGTTTTCACAAAACGCCGTCATTTGCCGACAGAAAAGTTAGGCACTATACCGTTTTTCGAGGAAATGGCGGGCCTGCTCACGGTCGTCAAAGTGAATCTTTTCGGTGCCCAGAATTTGGTAGTCTTCGTGGCCTTTGCCCGCAATTAGAATGCCGTCCCCCGGCTGGGCCATGGCAATGGCGGCGGCAATGGCAGTGGCGCGATCGCCCACCACCTGATCCTCCCCCAGCTGGGCCGGAATCCCCGCCACCACATCCCGCAGGATCTGCTCGGGGTCTTCGGTGCGGGGGTTGTCGGAGGTGACCACCACGGCGTCGGCCAGGTCGTAGGCAATGCGGCCCATCTGGGGGCGCTTGGTGCGATCGCGATCGCCGCCGCAGCCAAACACGCAGATTAGCCGCCCCGGCACAAAGGGCCGCGCGGCGGTCAGGGAACTTTTCAGGCTGTCGGGGGTGTGGGCGTAGTCCACAATCACGCTGATGTCCTGGGCGTCGGAGACCTTCACCTGCTCCATCCGCCCTGGCACGCCGCCAAAGTCCGGCAGGGCTGCTGCAATGGTGTCCAGGGCAACGCCCAGGTGTAGAGCCGCCCCCACCGCCGCCAGCACATTCTCCAGGTTGAACTGCCCCACCAGCGGTGAGCTAAAGGGCACCGTGCCCATCGGCGTCTTCAATGTTCCCGTTACGCCGTTGGCCTGGTAGGTGAGGTCACCCGTGTAGAGGTCAGCGTTGGGATTTTGGGTGCTGTAGGTCCAGACGCGATCGGTGGGCAGCTGGGCGACGAGGCGATCGCCGTAGGGCGTGTCGATATTCACCACTGCTCGGCCAGCCAAATAGGCTTCGTTAAACAGCAGCGCCTTGGCCTGGAAGTAGTCCTCCATGTCGCGGTGGTAGTCGAGGTGGTCCTGGGTCAGGTTGGTGAACACCGCCACCTCGAAGGGGCAACCCCAGACCCGCTTCTGGGCTAGGGCGTGGGAGCTGACCTCCAGCACCGCGTAGCGACAGCCAGCATCCCGTGCTTTAGCCAGTTCCGCCTGGAGTTCGACGGCAAAGGGGGTGGTGTAGAGGGCGGTCTGCTGATGCCCCGGCCAGCGGCTGTAGAGCGTTCCCAGCAGGGCCGTGGGCTGTTGGGCCGCATTCAGCAGGTGCTCTACCAGATGGGTCGTAGTGGTTTTGCCGTTGGTGCCGGTTACCCCCACCAGGCCCATCTGCCGGGCGGGGTAGTGGTAGAACCGGGCGGCTACCTCCGCGCAGGCCACCGCCATATCGGTCATGGGCACCACCCAGGCATGGCCCATTTCTGGGCGGTTCGCCAGCGCCTGGGTGGAAACTAGCGCCGCCGCCGCCCCTGCCTCCACGGCACTGGGCCAAAACTCGCCGCCATCGACGCGGGTACCGGGCATCCCCAAAAACACATCCCCCGGCTGGCAGGCGTGGGAATTGGTGCAGATGCCTTTGATGTCAGGGTCGCCCACCCCCTCCGGCAGCGAGAACCCGGCGTCGATCAGCCCAGCGGGCAGGTCCCCAAGCAGTTGGCGCAGCTTCATGTCAGCAACTCCTCACA from Leptolyngbya sp. KIOST-1 encodes:
- a CDS encoding UDP-N-acetylmuramoyl-L-alanyl-D-glutamate--2,6-diaminopimelate ligase, which codes for MKLRQLLGDLPAGLIDAGFSLPEGVGDPDIKGICTNSHACQPGDVFLGMPGTRVDGGEFWPSAVEAGAAAALVSTQALANRPEMGHAWVVPMTDMAVACAEVAARFYHYPARQMGLVGVTGTNGKTTTTHLVEHLLNAAQQPTALLGTLYSRWPGHQQTALYTTPFAVELQAELAKARDAGCRYAVLEVSSHALAQKRVWGCPFEVAVFTNLTQDHLDYHRDMEDYFQAKALLFNEAYLAGRAVVNIDTPYGDRLVAQLPTDRVWTYSTQNPNADLYTGDLTYQANGVTGTLKTPMGTVPFSSPLVGQFNLENVLAAVGAALHLGVALDTIAAALPDFGGVPGRMEQVKVSDAQDISVIVDYAHTPDSLKSSLTAARPFVPGRLICVFGCGGDRDRTKRPQMGRIAYDLADAVVVTSDNPRTEDPEQILRDVVAGIPAQLGEDQVVGDRATAIAAAIAMAQPGDGILIAGKGHEDYQILGTEKIHFDDREQARHFLEKRYSA